GTTGCTCGTCCGGCACATAGCCAAGGAGTTGCACCTGCTGGGTCAAGTCCAGGGCCTCGATTTGCTGCTGGAGAGCATCCTTGAGGGAGCCCTTACCGGCAATCTTGACGACAATATCCGGGTACTGATCTCGCACCTGGGCGATCGCCTGAATTAAGTTTTCCAGACCCATGCGTTTGGCCAAGCGACGCACGACGACGATGGTGGGGCGATCGCTCTCCCAGCCCAGCTTTTCCCGCGCCTGCTGCCGCGATAGACCCGTGTGAAAATGCTGAGGATCCACGCCCCCCGGCACCACCTGAATCGTCTCTAGGGGCACACCATAGCTGTGGTGCAAAATATCGCGAAAGGCTTGGGAGAGCACGATGAACACCACCGCCCGCCGATAGCAGGTTTGCTCTAGCCATTGTTTGAACCGCACCGCAATCGCCTTGGCACCCTCCGCCTGCCCCTCCAGCGCCCATGGCCCGTGGAAATGCACCACCAAGGGGCGATCGCCCAGTTGGTTGAGGACAGGAAAGGTATACAGGGCAAAGTGAGAGACCACTAGGGGCGGCAGGTCAGATTGCTGAGCGATCCAGCGCCGGGCTCCCAGCCAGCGTTT
The genomic region above belongs to Leptolyngbya sp. CCY15150 and contains:
- a CDS encoding glycosyltransferase family 4 protein, with amino-acid sequence MKILQIGKGWFPEEPGGLNRYFYDCVHALPLVGIEVQGLVAGSDRAYQESSGRVQTFALAKASLPKRWLGARRWIAQQSDLPPLVVSHFALYTFPVLNQLGDRPLVVHFHGPWALEGQAEGAKAIAVRFKQWLEQTCYRRAVVFIVLSQAFRDILHHSYGVPLETIQVVPGGVDPQHFHTGLSRQQAREKLGWESDRPTIVVVRRLAKRMGLENLIQAIAQVRDQYPDIVVKIAGKGSLKDALQQQIEALDLTQQVQLLGYVPDEQLPLIYRAADFSMVPTVSLEGFGLIVVESLAAGTPVLGTPIGGIPEILRPFSSDLVLEGSEPAQLARGILQALSGERSLPDDTACQTYVAENFAWPLIATRLKSIYEAAYEAAAKGRVA